A genomic segment from Lignipirellula cremea encodes:
- a CDS encoding AMP-binding protein — protein MTNEPADPTADNTASDTWRPTPEMIAASSLAWLMQRAGVADYAALHRWSVEQPAAFWQATVELLGIPFRQPYTELLNLDQGVEQPRWFAGAQMNIVDSCFTAPADSPAIVQQVEGGSLQTVSVGELQSLTGRVTRGLLRRGCQPGDAYAILMPMTIECVAIYLGLIQAGCVVVSIADSFQPQEIRTRLRISSAVGIFTQTHLARGSRRFPLYENAIAAEGPPAIVLPAATPGSMPPLTPGDLLREQDTSWDDFLGDETTADAGDVAAVAADPSTMINILFSSGTTGDPKAIPWSHTTPIKCGADGRFHQNIQPGDVVVWPTNIGWMMGPWLIFASLMNRATMGLFVGSPLGPEFCRFVQDARTTMLGVVPSLVKTWRTGDCVQGLDWSTIKNFSSTGECSRVDDMVWLMQQAGGKPVVEYCGGTEIGGGYVACALVEPCRAGVFNSPTLGIDLVLLNEQGEPADEGEVFLVPPSIGFSTSLLNRDHHATYYADTPTGPQGQTLRRHGDQMIRLADGWQAQGRADDTMNLGGIKVGSAEIERVLQTTPGVQEAAAVAVAPGGGPSQLVIYAVASSVPPGGAAELMQQMQQRIKTELNPLFKIHDLVLVDVMPRTASNKLMRRVLRDQYVNTSRP, from the coding sequence ATGACGAACGAACCGGCCGATCCGACTGCCGACAACACCGCAAGCGATACCTGGCGTCCCACGCCCGAGATGATCGCGGCGAGCAGCCTTGCCTGGCTGATGCAACGGGCAGGCGTGGCGGACTACGCCGCCTTGCATCGCTGGTCGGTCGAACAGCCGGCCGCGTTCTGGCAGGCGACGGTCGAGCTGCTGGGCATTCCCTTTCGCCAGCCGTACACGGAACTGCTCAACCTGGACCAGGGCGTCGAGCAGCCGCGGTGGTTCGCCGGCGCCCAGATGAACATCGTCGACAGCTGCTTCACGGCTCCCGCCGATTCGCCTGCGATTGTGCAGCAGGTCGAAGGCGGATCGCTACAGACGGTCAGCGTCGGCGAGCTGCAGTCGCTGACAGGTCGTGTCACTCGGGGGCTGTTGCGGCGGGGTTGCCAGCCGGGCGATGCGTACGCCATTTTGATGCCGATGACGATCGAATGCGTCGCCATTTACCTGGGGCTGATCCAGGCCGGCTGCGTGGTGGTGAGTATCGCCGACAGCTTCCAGCCGCAAGAGATTCGCACGCGGCTGCGGATCAGCAGCGCCGTCGGGATCTTTACGCAGACGCACCTGGCCCGCGGCTCCCGCCGGTTTCCGCTGTATGAAAATGCAATCGCCGCCGAGGGACCGCCGGCCATCGTCCTGCCGGCGGCGACGCCAGGTTCTATGCCGCCGCTGACCCCTGGCGACTTGCTACGGGAGCAGGATACCAGCTGGGACGACTTCCTGGGCGACGAGACCACAGCGGATGCCGGCGACGTGGCGGCGGTTGCGGCGGACCCGTCGACGATGATCAACATCCTGTTCTCCTCCGGCACGACGGGCGACCCGAAGGCCATTCCCTGGTCCCATACCACGCCGATCAAGTGCGGCGCCGACGGCCGCTTTCATCAGAACATCCAGCCGGGCGATGTGGTCGTGTGGCCGACGAATATCGGCTGGATGATGGGACCGTGGTTGATCTTCGCCAGCCTGATGAATCGGGCGACGATGGGGTTGTTCGTTGGTTCGCCGCTGGGCCCCGAGTTCTGCCGCTTTGTGCAGGACGCCCGTACGACCATGCTGGGCGTGGTGCCGAGCCTGGTAAAAACCTGGCGGACGGGCGACTGCGTGCAGGGGCTGGACTGGTCGACGATCAAAAATTTCAGTTCGACCGGCGAATGCTCGCGGGTCGACGACATGGTCTGGCTGATGCAGCAGGCCGGCGGGAAACCGGTCGTCGAATACTGCGGCGGCACCGAGATCGGCGGCGGTTATGTGGCCTGCGCTCTGGTAGAACCGTGCCGGGCCGGCGTGTTCAATTCGCCCACGCTGGGGATCGATCTGGTCCTGCTCAATGAACAAGGAGAGCCGGCGGACGAGGGCGAGGTGTTCCTGGTTCCGCCGTCGATCGGTTTCTCCACGTCGCTGCTCAACCGCGATCACCATGCGACCTATTACGCCGATACGCCGACCGGGCCGCAGGGGCAAACGCTCCGGCGCCATGGCGATCAAATGATCCGGCTGGCCGATGGCTGGCAGGCCCAGGGACGCGCCGACGACACCATGAACCTGGGCGGCATCAAGGTCGGTTCGGCCGAGATCGAGCGGGTCCTGCAGACCACGCCGGGCGTCCAGGAGGCGGCGGCGGTGGCGGTCGCTCCCGGCGGCGGACCGAGCCAGCTGGTAATCTATGCGGTCGCGTCGTCGGTCCCGCCAGGCGGGGCGGCGGAACTGATGCAGCAGATGCAGCAGCGCATCAAAACAGAGCTGAACCCGTTGTTCAAAATTCACGATCTGGTGCTGGTCGACGTCATGCCCCGCACCGCTTCCAATAAACTGATGCGCCGCGTTTTGCGAGACCAGTATGTCAACACCTCCCGCCCTTAA
- a CDS encoding 3-hydroxybutyrate dehydrogenase encodes MSTPPALNILISGAGSGLGRGLAQELARQGHTILATDYRLEAAAETVDLVAAENGAAQAFALDVTDESSVRAFFASAPPVDVLLNNAGLQHVEKVADFPPDRWDRLLQVLLTGSFLLTQAALPGMRERGFGRIVNIGSIHSLVASPGKSAYVAAKHGLLGLAKVVALETGDVDITCNTICPAYIRTPLVDAQIADQARVRGMSPEEVIDNIMLAPMPKKAFITIAEVAATVAFLISPLARNITAQAIAIDGGWTSQ; translated from the coding sequence ATGTCAACACCTCCCGCCCTTAACATTTTGATCAGTGGAGCCGGCAGCGGACTGGGACGCGGTCTGGCGCAGGAGCTGGCCCGCCAGGGGCATACGATTCTGGCGACCGATTACCGCCTGGAAGCGGCCGCGGAAACGGTCGACCTGGTCGCGGCGGAGAACGGAGCCGCGCAAGCGTTCGCGCTGGACGTGACGGACGAAAGTTCGGTGCGGGCGTTCTTTGCCAGCGCTCCGCCGGTCGACGTACTGCTGAACAATGCTGGCCTGCAGCATGTGGAAAAGGTGGCGGACTTTCCGCCCGATCGCTGGGACCGGCTGCTGCAGGTGCTGTTGACCGGGAGCTTCCTGCTGACCCAGGCCGCGTTGCCTGGCATGCGGGAGCGGGGCTTCGGCCGGATTGTGAATATCGGCTCGATCCATTCACTGGTCGCTTCGCCTGGCAAGAGCGCCTACGTGGCGGCCAAGCATGGACTGCTGGGGCTGGCGAAGGTGGTGGCGCTGGAAACGGGCGATGTGGATATTACCTGCAACACGATCTGCCCTGCGTACATTCGTACGCCTTTGGTCGACGCCCAGATTGCCGACCAGGCGCGGGTCCGGGGGATGTCGCCTGAGGAAGTGATCGACAACATCATGCTGGCGCCGATGCCGAAGAAGGCGTTTATCACGATTGCCGAAGTGGCGGCGACGGTCGCCTTTTTGATCAGTCCTTTGGCCCGTAACATTACGGCCCAGGCGATCGCCATCGACGGCGGCTGGACCTCGCAGTAG
- a CDS encoding DUF58 domain-containing protein, whose translation MPVADAPPPLPAVAPDDSTGDASASTRAVNSPGLFAGIAAVAAVLLVGMLLGSTLLLYAAVMGAGVVLLNRFLTAAWSAGVTGRRLELPQELEVGERATVAIEVHNHSRLPIPWLLVEDLLPRSALLPPVSLRLEGSRLRLLLLWPGERKVVNYQLICDRRGYYQIGPTVLETGDLMGLQRRYRVGAEPHFLLVAPKIVPLEGYDVASRRPIGEIRMSWQLFDDPTRLQGVRPWRPGDPLRQVHWAATARTGELHSKIYEPSSMAGATLVLDMHRDTNPDAQEPVRTDLAVTLAASLAHALYQMNQPFGLASNGRDAADRIRTSGWMTDYRTRQAAQSQLAMREEDDRLRPQIHPASRGPQHFQELRRALARLERTDGLTLAQLLVECEPRLSRSTTLIVVLQQCDEATAGVLCRLVGRGWAVTAVINTFEHFDYAQTAGPLIGGGVRTLHLRDFDSLPEICRQGVLR comes from the coding sequence CCGCCGTGCTGCTGGTGGGGATGCTGCTGGGCTCCACGCTGCTGCTGTATGCGGCCGTGATGGGGGCCGGCGTGGTGTTGCTGAACCGCTTCCTCACCGCGGCATGGTCGGCGGGCGTGACGGGGCGACGCCTGGAGTTGCCGCAAGAGCTGGAAGTGGGCGAGCGGGCGACCGTCGCTATCGAGGTGCATAACCACAGCCGGCTGCCGATCCCCTGGCTGCTGGTCGAGGATCTGCTGCCGCGTAGCGCTTTGCTGCCGCCGGTTTCCCTGCGTCTGGAAGGGTCGCGACTGCGGCTGTTATTGCTCTGGCCGGGCGAGCGGAAGGTCGTCAACTATCAACTGATCTGCGACCGCCGCGGCTACTATCAGATCGGGCCGACCGTGTTGGAGACGGGCGATCTGATGGGCCTGCAGCGACGCTATCGAGTGGGCGCCGAGCCGCATTTCCTGCTGGTCGCGCCGAAGATTGTGCCGCTGGAAGGATACGACGTCGCCTCCCGCCGGCCGATTGGCGAGATCCGCATGAGCTGGCAACTGTTCGACGATCCGACCCGCCTGCAGGGCGTGCGGCCCTGGCGCCCTGGCGATCCGCTGCGGCAGGTGCACTGGGCGGCCACTGCGCGGACGGGCGAACTGCACAGCAAGATCTATGAGCCGTCGAGCATGGCCGGCGCCACGCTGGTGCTGGACATGCACCGCGACACCAACCCCGATGCGCAGGAGCCCGTGCGGACCGATCTGGCCGTGACGCTGGCGGCCTCGCTGGCGCATGCGCTCTACCAGATGAACCAGCCGTTTGGCCTGGCCAGTAACGGTCGCGACGCGGCCGACCGCATTCGTACTTCCGGCTGGATGACCGATTACCGCACCCGCCAGGCGGCCCAGTCCCAGCTGGCGATGCGCGAAGAAGACGATCGTCTGCGGCCGCAGATTCATCCCGCTTCGCGCGGACCGCAGCACTTCCAGGAACTGCGCCGAGCGCTCGCCCGGCTGGAACGGACCGATGGTCTGACGCTGGCCCAGTTGCTGGTCGAGTGCGAGCCGCGTCTGTCCCGCAGCACCACGCTGATCGTCGTCCTGCAGCAATGCGACGAAGCGACCGCTGGCGTGCTCTGTCGCCTGGTCGGACGCGGGTGGGCCGTGACGGCCGTCATCAATACGTTCGAGCATTTCGACTACGCCCAGACCGCCGGGCCGCTCATCGGCGGCGGCGTCCGCACGCTGCATCTGCGCGACTTCGACTCCCTGCCCGAAATCTGCCGCCAGGGCGTGTTGCGATAG